TCTCGAAAGTAGAGCCATTAGCTAGTCTGAACAGCACGTTTTCCGGATTCATATCCGGTGCGGATCTGAGGTTTGAAGCCGAACGAATAATGCCGGACGCCTGCGGCGTAGTATTTTGAAACTCTTCCGCCAGCTTTTTAGATTTGCCCAGAGTTTCGCTGGTGATCACATTCTGGGCCTCGATCCAACCCTCGGTTTGGGCTTCGTCGTGGGCACGGACGCGAAACCACGGAACCTTTTCGAAATCGATCTGATCGACGATGTCGAGTTGGTCACCGCGTTTGACCTCGAGCAGATCCGCCGCAACGACGGCGTACGATGTCCGTATCTGAGCAGTTTTGGCGATCACCGTTGCCTTGTCATTGGTGCCAAGCACATTGGTGACGCCGCTTACGGTCGAATCGATAAATGTACAGCTAGCTGTACCTAACGTAAACGCGGCAAGGAGAAATAGGATTGTTAACTTCGTTTTCATTTAAGATTCCCGGTCAGTTTTCGCCAGTTATTATAACCCAACTTGTCCAAGATTTCCTTTTGTCGGCCGGTTGGGGCGGACTTGACCGAAAGTTTTGTCAGCGGAGCGTCGCCGATCGCTTGGATGCCGGCGGCATCGAGATCGGTTTGCCACTCGATGGCTTCCCGGCCCGTTATATACCGATCGATCACCGGTCCGAGCTCTTTTCGGTTTCGCATTATCGTCAGGATCGCCGCATTGCCGTCCACTCTCGGGCCGTCAATGGGATACTTTATGCAGATTTCGCGGATCAGCGATTCGACCGACGCCTTGCCTTTGGCCGATCGCATAAGAGTGATGTCGATGAGAAAGGCAACGAGCATGCCCCGAGCGTACACCGTCGTATTGCCGCCCGAGAAACGCAGCATCGAGGCCTCGATCAGCGACCGACGCTCGGGTTGGATACGGTCAATATTGTAGGCCTGAGCAAGAGTCGAAAGCATATCGTCAAATCGGATCTGATTGGTCGCCACACCGGTCTTGAGCGCCGCGTACTGAGCAAATCCCTCGTAAAACCAGTCGTAATTTCCGCCAAGATTGACGCCATTCGGCAACCAGAGGTGAAACAGCTCGTGCCGCAGTTGCTCGTGAAGCCGCTGGATCGACTGTGCCTTAAACGGCATATCGGCCGACAAAATGGTCACGCTCCGCCCGCGCGTATCGGCCTCCCAGGCTCCAATGCGGGTAGGCACCGGAAATTTGCCTACAAATACGCGGCGCGGTGCTGTGGTCAACTGACCGAATTGACGGCTGTAGGAATCGAAGATCGATCCGGCCATATTTGCGGCTTCGGCGTCGGTAAAGAGCCATTCACCCGAAAGAGCGAGATCCAATGGAGTATCGCCGCCTTGTACGCGTTGACTCCGAAGCTTCGGCCCGATGTAAAAGACCGATCTCTCGACATTATCGACGGCGTACACGCTCGGGGCGATCTCGCTTTCGGCCGCAAACGCCTTCCAGTCCGTCGGCAGTTTGAGTGTGATCTGGGACTTTCGTCCGATCGACTGTGGCAGCAAGTCATCGAGCATCAGCACGCCGCCGCTCGCGTCGGCCCACGATGTATGAGCAGGAGCAGAAGCCGGTCCAAGCGGAGCCAGATCGATCGAGTATCGGAAGCCGCCGATGATATCGCCGTGAACACGCACCGTGCCGTTAAAAACTTGGTTTGCGATGAGATATCCCCACGGATCATAGATCGCGACCGACGAACGCCGCCGAAAAAGGTCTTTGACGCCGGCAATATCATCGAGAAACCACATTTCGCTCGTGGTCTTTGGTTCCGCTGGCGACGAAAATTTACCGCGGATCGTGGCAACGAGACGACCGTTTGCCGCAAGATCGACATCGATCCGGGCCTCCTGAGCAAAGGAAAATGTAAAGAATTGTAAAATCCCTATGGTTGCGGCTAAAATGGCTGGAATTGAAGGGATATTTTTTGACATCGCCAAATGTACGAGACTAAAATAATATTTTGGTTACTTTGCGCGGAACGCATCACTTTAGCATAAAGTCCATTATGAGTCTTATCAAGGTCATTATCTACGCAATGGTTTTCTTGTTAAGCCTGCTGTTACTCGGACGCTATATCTTTTAGGTCCGTGAGCGTGCACCGAGAATACCGATTAGATTTTATACAAAACCGCGTTCTACATTGGACGCACAGATAATATTTTGGGAATAGCGGCGGTCAAAGTGGCCGCTTTTTTGATTTTATGAGCGAATTACGCAAGATCAAACGAGCTCTCTTGAGCGTTTCGGATAAGCAAGGTTTGGCGGACTTTGCCGCATCACTGGCTCGTCACGGCGTCGAGATCGTATCGACGGGCGGCACCGCAAAGACGCTCCGCGACAGCGGCCTTAAGGTAATTGACGTATCGGAAGTCACCGGGTTTCCGGAAATGATGGACGGCCGTGTAAAGACTCTGCACCCCAAGATGCACGGCGCATTTCTCGCTCTTCGCGATAATGCCGGTCACGTTGCGTCAATGAACGAACACGGCATCGAGCCGATCGATATGGTGGTCGTCAATCTTTATCCGTTTGAAGAAACGATCGCAGATGATGGCGTCGATCTCGAAGTTGCGGTCGAGAATATCGATATCGGCGGCCCCGCAATGATCCGCTCGGCTTCCAAAAACTGGCGTGACGTCGCGGTCGTCACGGACGTCCGTTTGTATGACGAGATCATCGGTGAAATGGACGCTAACGAAGGCTCGATATCACTTGAAACGCGTTCGCGGCTCGCGGCTCTCGCATTTACGCGGACGGCCAGCTACGATCTGGCGATTTCATCGTATCTTGCCCGTCAGCTCTCAAACGAAGACCTTGAGCTCCTAGAACCACTCAATCCGCTCGGTGGCCTTATGTTCATCGAAGCCGATGACGAAGAGTCAGAAGCTCCTGCCTCCGTTAGCGGCCAGACATCGGACAACAGCGGAATGCCCGAATTCCAGATCATCGAACTCGCCAAGGTCGCGGACCTGCGTTACGGCGAAAACCCGCATCAGCGTGCCGCATTGTATGACGACGGCACCGGCGGCGGCATTGCCGGAGCGGAGCAACTGCACGGCAAAGAGATGTCGTTCAACAACTATGTCGATGCCGAGGCGGCGTGGAATCTCGTCGCCGATCTCGACACACGCGGCGTCGCGATCATCAAGCACACCAATCCGTCGGGCGTAGGCATCGGCAACGCAAATATCGACGCTTACCGACGGGCGCTCGCGACCGATCCGGTCTCGGCATTCGGCGGCATTGTCGCTTTTAATCGAAAGGTCGACGCGGAAGTTGCACGCTCGGTCATAGAAGTTTTTTCTGAAGTCATCGTCGCCCCCGACTACGATCCCGACGCCCTCGAATTATTCAAGAGTAAAAAGAACCTACGCGTGCTGCGAGTGCACGACTGTAACGGAGTTCGCAGGGAGTATGGCTCAACTCTCGAGTACAAACAGTTGGGTGGAGGATTTCTCGTACAGGACGCCGACGTTCATCAATTAACTACGGCCGATCTTAACGTCGTCACCGATCGACGACCGACCGAGTCAGAATTGATCGCGATGCAATTGGCCTGGACGGTGTGCAAGCACGTCAAATCGAACGCGATCGTCTTTGCCAACGGTGAGCAAACGCTTGGCGTTGGTGCCGGTCAGATGAACCGTGTGGATTCTGTGAGAATCGCCGCGATGCGTGCCGAGCGGTTCAATTTGCCGCTCAAAGGCTCGGCACTCGCGTCTGACGCGTTTTTTCCGTTTCGCGACAATGTCGACGAAGCCGCCGCTTTCGGCGTCTCAGCCATCATCCAACCGGGGGGTTCGATCAAGGACGACGAGTCGATCGCCGCCGCAAACGAGCACGGCATCGCGATGGCATTCACCGGCATCCGGCACTTCAAGCACTGATCGCAGAACTTTCTGCTTGACAATATGTTGTGGCAGTGTTAAAACTATACCCAATTAGGACGACTGAAGGAACGCTCAAGGGGTTTTTGTTACCAAAGATCTTTTGGGCTTTTGTGTTTTGTTAGTTTCTTCGCCAGAAGATTTCAGGAGGACGTTTATGAACAAATTGACCTATACGCTATTAGTCGCAACGATCGCGATGATCGCCGCCGCCTGCGGGGCACCCGCGGAGAATAAGCCGGCAAACGCCGCTAACACCAACGCCAACGCCAACCTGGCGAAACCCGTCGCAACCGCGCCGACCAAGGAAGCCCTGTTCGATATGGACAAAAAGGCGAACGAAGCTTGGTTCAAGGGCGACAAGGCATATTTCGAGGCCAACCTATCCGACAAATTCGTCTCGTTTGAGCAAGGAATGCGTATGAATAAGGCCGAGCTGGCCGGAATGATCGGTTCCGTAAAATGCGACGTCAAGACCTGGAACATCGAAGATCCGCAGATGTTCAAGATCAACGATGACACGTATGTGACGACCTACAAGGGTACCTTTGACGGCAGCTGCACAGGCCCGGACGGAGCGACGATGAAACTGCCGAGCCCGACGCGAGCCTCCAGCATATACATCCGCGACGGTGACCAATGGAAGGGAGCGTTTCACAGCGAGACGCTGATCATCGACCCGAAAGCACCACCACCGGCACCCGCCAAGCAAGAGGCGAAGAAAGTAGAGCCTAAGAAGGACGCCGAGACCGCCGCTAAGGAAGAAGCCAACAAACCGAAGCCGAGCCCAAACACCGACGCCATCGTCAAACTGCATACCGCCGGCTGGGAAGCTTTTAAGAACAAAGATGCCAAGGCGTTCGGCGATATAATGTCAGCAAATATGGCACTCATCGATCCGCTCGGCGGCTATCTGTCGGGGAAGGAAGCGGTCATCAAACAGTGGACTGAAACAATGAAGTGCGAGGGCATCAACAAGGTCGGCGTTGCCGACGGATTTGCCACCGCTCTGTCGCCGACGGTCGAGTTGCTTACGCTCAAGGGTACCGCCGACGGCACTTGCGATGGGCAAACGAACGGCCCGATCTTCCAGTCCGCCGTTTATGTCAAAGAGGGCGATGCCTGGAAACTCGCTTTTATGTTCGAGTCGCCCGCAATGTAACCATTGCGATGCACCCGTAATACGGTAAAGCCGGGGCCATGGGGCTCCGGCCTTTTTGCGCTGTGACTATCGTCGGACCGACACGGAAGATAATTTTCCTTGACTTCCCACATCAATCGGACAACAATTAGCCAACTCAAGCCAAACCAGCTTTACGCCTTACGAGGATTGACTCGAGAACTTTAGGTTTTTCGGATTTCACTAACACATATAGGAGACGATCTATGACCAAGTTCACAACTTTTGCATTGACCACAGCGGCAGCTTTCATCTTGACGGCCTGCGGCGCACCTGCGGGCAACAATGCCCCGGCGACTAACGCCGCACCAAACCCCAACGCCAACACTGCTAAACCGGTCGCAGCAGCACCGACCAAAGAGGCCCTAATGACAATCGAAAAGGCCGGTTGGGAGGCATGGAAAACAAGGGATCCTAAATGGAACCAAGACAACCTTTCGGACAAGTCCGTCGGTTTCAGCATGAAGGACGGCCGTCAGGATAAAGCCGGGATGATGAAAGCCTTCGGCGAAGCGAAGTGCGAGATCAAGAGCTATTCGATGTCGGATGACACAATGCGCATGATCGGCCCCGATGTCGCAGTCCTGACCTTCAAGGGAACTCAAGACGGCACATGTGACGGCACGAAGGTCCCTGCGGCGGTATGGTCTTCGAGCGTTTATGTCCGCGAAGGCGAAAAGTGGAAATCATTGCTCTACTTAGAGAATGAGGTCGTTGACCCCAAGGCAGCCCCGAAACCGGCAGCTGTAGCTAAGAAAGAGGCGGCCCAGGCTGCCGAAGCCAAACCTGATGCTCTGACAGAAGCCCTGATGTCGGTCGAAAAGGCCGGCTGGGACGCATGGGTGAAACGTGACGCTAAAGGCGTCGAATCGGTCATGGGCAAGGACTTTGTTTACCTGTCCGGCATGGGCCCTCTTGATCGTGCCGCGGCATTAAAGAACTGGTCCGAGCCAAAATGCGAGGGTCTCGAATATACATTCAGCGATCCCAAAGCGGTTTCGCTCACCGCAGATGTCGCTCTCGTCACCTACAAAGCCGACGCGAAAGGCAAATGCGACGGCAAACCCGTTACACCTTCCGTCTGGGTCGCTTCGTTTGATATGAAAGAAGGCGATGTGTGGAAGAACGCGTTCTACACAGACATTCCCCGCTAACCGTCTAGGATCCACTTAATAACGAAAGGGCCGGAGTTTCAAGCTTCGGCCTTTTTATTGGCGCTCACCGCACAATGGTTCCGACCTTAAGATCCTTTCCATCCGTCGAGAACGATATCAAAGAAGGCGATGCCTGGAAACTCGCCTTTATGTTCGAGTCGCCCGCGATGTAGATCCGGCGGGTCCGCGAACACGCACCAAAGGGCGTGAGCATCTTAGCTCCGGCCCTTTTCACTTTATGGAATAAACGTTGCGACCTTTAGCTCCCGTCCGTCCGTCGAGATCGAGATCATTCCACGTTCGCCGGTGGTCATCACACCGACACCCGCCGCCTGCCATCGCTCGACGACGTCACGATGGGGATGCCCAAAAGGTGAGCGTCGCCCGACCGAGATCACCGCTTGTGAGGCTTGAACGGCATCAATGAATTCCTGCGTCGAAGATGTGCGGCTGCCGTGATGCGGGACCTTTACGACATCCGCCCGGAGCGTCCCACCGCCGCCCAATAGTTGCCGCTCGGCCACTGCCTCGATGTCGCCGGTCAATAAAAATGAACGGCTGCCCATCGAGATCCGAAGTACTATCGACTGATCGTTGCCCCAGGGTTCATTCAGCCTTTCGTCCGCAAAGGGCAGAAGTACCTCGACCGCCACATCGCCAAAGCGGAACGCTTCCCCGCGTGAAACAAATTCGAACGGGATGCCGCGTTGCCGCACCTTGTCCGCAAACGCCTTAAAATCGGGATCGTCAGAGGGCCAGCGGGCGATCAGTGCCTTACTGACGTGGAAATTGCGGGCAATATCGGTAAGCCCTTGAATATGATCGGCGTCAGCGTGAGTCGCGACAATATAGTCGATATGTGAAAGTCCCTTCTGCCAAAGAACTTCGGAAACGACCGCTTCGCCAATACCGCGTATATCCGGTTCGAAATCGTCGCCCTCGCCGTCCTTTCCGCGATAGTCGAGCCGCCCGCCGCCATCCACCAGCATCGTCGTTCCATTTGGAAACGTCACCAGAGTCGAGTCGCCCTGTCCGACATCCAAAAAGTCGACGTGAAGCCTCCCATCGGGCCTATCCGAACTAAATGGATGTGTGATCAACAAGATAGCGAGCAGTGCGACAGCCGCACCCGCCGCACTGAAAACATTTACGTCGCGTGATTTCGGCGATCGTGTCGCCATCGGATTCCATACCGCAAGCCCATACGCCAAAAGCACGATCGGCACAAAATATATAAAATAGATCACGGTGCCTGTCCCGGAATACGCAGTTAAACGGAAACTTGCCCAGCCATTTTCCGCGAAGATCTCCGGAGCCGATTGCAAAACCACATTAGTTAATTCCGCAGTCTTGAAAAATGGAACCGCTAAGAGCCTGCCGATTGCGAGGAATAGAGATCCAAGTACTGCCGATAAGCTCCCGATCGCGATCCAAAAACCTACCCAAAGATTTAGAAATACCGCCGAGACCGTAACTCTATGAAAGTAAACAATACTAAGCGGCAGCATACATATCTGGACTATCAACGAGACGATCACTCCCTCGGAAATGTAACGTAACCCCCGCTGCAACCCGCCTCGAAGCCACCACTCAGGAAGTTCGGAACGGTAGAGCGAGGCAGACCAAACGTGTTGGTTTATCTCGACCGACCACGCGTCCGGATTCCAAAATACGATCTCGCACGTCCTTCGAAGCCACTTAGGAACATTTGGGGGGAAAGGTGCGTCCTGCGTCGGAGTCCAACTACCGATCTGCCTCAGCTTTTCGATCAACGGATACGCTAAAACGACGATCGATCCCACGCTAACGAATGTCAATTGAAATGATGGGTCAAATAGATCCGATGGCCGCAACACAAGCAAAAAAAGTACACACCCGCCCAGAGAATTCAATGGCGTCCCATTTCTATGTATTACATATGCAAACAGCAATACGGTGAACATTATCGCCGCTCTCGTCACCGGCAGATCGCCCCCGACCGCAAGTGTGTACGACCATATTATGGACGTTGTCACGACAAACTGAATCCAGCGATTTCCGGTGAACAGTCTCACGAAAAACAGCAACAATCCGCCGAAGAATGTGATATGCAGACCTGAAATAACCAGAATGTGAAACGTTCCGCCTTCACGGAAAAGCTCGGCGGTATTTTTGTCGAGAAAATACCGATTGCCGAGAAGCGAGGCGATCATTACTCCTGCCGTGGGTTGCGTCAACTCCCTTTGAAAGATCCTGATCAAATTGGAGCGTACGTCGTAGATCCATTTCAAAGGCAAAAAGACACTCTCAACTGACACCTCTTCGACAAGGAGATCGCTTTTGACGCTACACGTCGCATCGATCCCGATTCTGTCGAGCATTTCCTTTCTGTTCCGAACACCGGGGTTTTGAAACGCATCGTCGCGGGAAATACGGCACGTCACGCGTATTCGCGAACCATAATTCAGATCCCGGATGCTCGATATCGGCTCAGACGTCTGCGGCAGATACAATCGGACACGACCGGCAACCGATCGGTCGGATCCACGATAGATTATATTTGATGTATCAATATCCACGACCATCCCCTCGGATTGAGGTTCCGGTGCCCGAAAAACTACGCCCTCCAATTCAACCGGTGAATCGGTTGCAACTAGGCCGTTGTCGATCAGGCTTCGAATTCGGTTTGATCGGACACCGCTGTTTTCGACTTGCACGGAAATCATCCCGGCCGTGAAAAACGCAATCAGGACTATTGCTGTTGCTATCGGTTTGGTTCGGAGAATAATAGCGGCGATTCCGCTAACGACGCAGATCAAAATCAAAATTGTTGTCGGGAACGCAAAGGAGTTGGCAAACAGGATGCCAGAGACCAAGGCAAAACTGAGCCATAGTAATGGCTGGTGATTGAAAGTTGGAAATCGACGATCGTCAGGCATCGAAAATCGCTCACTCAGTTTTGATCGAATCTCGCAGAACCTTGAAACGGGATTCACTCACCCCGCGGACCTGCAGTATCTGCTCAACGCGACGAAACGGCCCGTTCGCCGTTCGAAACTCGACGATCGCCTCCGCCGTTTTACGACCGATATACGGCAGTTTCTCGAGTTCAGCCACCGTTGCCGTGTTTATGTTTACCGCACTCGGCGATTGAGGAATTCGGTTGGAAGCCTGCTCCACTACTACTCTCGGACTACACGCAACGAGAGATGAAACGAGTATCAACCAACCTGAAAGCCTAAGTAGCATTTCCGCTAATAATAAGTACTATTCAGAGATCCGCCAAGTGCATCAATTGTTTTTTTGGCTTTGAAGGGCGCCGGCTACTGCTCATTCTCCATTTCCGAGAGGTCCTGGAGGTATTCGTAGGCCTTTTCGAGGATCGGTCGGGCACGGGTCGAGCCGTCCATTTCGCCGATATAGCCCTCGCGGACCATTGCGTCGAGTATGGCAGCGGCACGGCCGTAACCGACCCGCAGATGGCGTTGGAGCAAGCTGGTCGAACCGCGTTTGGCCTGGACAACACACTTGAGGGCGTCGTGAAAGAGCGGGTCGCGGCGTCCGGGCAGTTCGCCATCGTCCTCGATTTCCTCCTGTGAGACGGTAATCGTCCGGTCGTATTCGGGGCGGCCCTGTGCCTTGGCAAATTCGACCACCTTCCCGATCTCGTTTTCATCGACATAGGCACCGTGGACCCGCGTGACATTGCTGTTGCCGGGCGGCAAAAATAGCATATCGCCCTGACCGAGCAGAGCCTCAGCCCCATTGCCATCGATGATCGTCCTGCTATCGACCTTGCTGGAGACGCGAAATGAGATACGTGCCGGAAAGTTCGCCTTGATCAGTCCGGTAATGACATCCACCGACGGACGCTGGGTCGCGAGCACCAGATGGATCCCCACCGCGCGAGCCATCTGTGCAAGACGCGTTATCGATTCTTCGACCTCTTTACCGGCAACCATCATCAGATCGGCGAGTTCGTCAATGATGATGACGATGTATGGTAGCTTGCGGTAAGGTTCGCCATTATCATCGAGCCGGCCCTCGGCCTTATATAGCTTGATCTTTTCGTTGTAGCCGTCGATATTACGGACCGCGTAGCCGGCAAGGTCCTTGTAACGGCGTTCCATCTCGGTCACCGCCCAACGCAATGCCGTCGCCGCCTTTTTCGGGTCAGTGATGATCGGCGTCGACAGATGCGGAATGTCGGCATACAGCCCAAGCTCGAGCCGCTTGGGGTCGACCATTATGAACTTTACTTCGTCAGGTTTCGCCTTGTAGAGGATCGACATCACCAGCGTATTGACGCCGACCGATTTGCCAGCCCCGGTCGCTCCCGCGATCAAAAGGTGCGGCATCTTCGCGAGGTCCGTAACGTACTTCGCCCCGTCGATCGTCTTGCCGAGCCCGAGCGTGAGCAGTGACTTAGAGTCGGTAAATTTTGTCGACTCGATCACTTCGCGTAGAAAGATGGTCTCACGCTTGATATTAGGCACCTCGATTCCAACGTACGCCTTGCCCGGGATTCGATCGATACGTATCGACGGAGCTCTCAGAGCCAGACAAAGATCATCCACCAGTCCAGTAACGCGTGAATATTTGACGCCAGCATCAGGCTTGAATTCAAATGTCGTCACGACCGGCCCGGGAGCAATGTGTACGACCTTGCCCGGAACGTTGAACTCAGCCGTCTTTTTCGCAAGCAGAGTCGCAACATCCCGAAGCTCGGATTCCTTATGGGTCAACGCGGGCGGGACTTCCGAGAGAAGCTCCGAACCGGGCAGGATGTAGTTCTCATAGTCCTGAGCCGCCGTCGGCTTGCCCACCCTGGCCACGTTTTCTTGCTCCTCAAATGTGGGATCTTCGTTCGGCTCATCGCGGGCCTTTTTCGCCTTGATAGGAATATTTTCGATCTCGGGGTCAAGTACTTTACGCGTCTCATACTGCTCTTCGCGGGTATCGATGGTCGGGATCGAGTCGATCGGTTCGTCCGCAAACAGCGGCTCTTCTCGCAACGCGGCGGCGGCGGCTTGTGCCTTTGCCATTGCCTCGACATCGCCCACAGAGATCGTCGGTGGCACCGCATCACCGATATGCTCGCGTTTTTCGCGTCGCTTGTCCGCACGCTTTCGTGCCGAATCGTCCGCCGGCTCGCTTGCTCTGCGGTTTGCCCGCCATTCATCAATACGAATTCGCAAGTTTTCCCAAGCAACATCGAAATGGCTAAGGAAACCGTTTAACGTAAAATTGGTGATCAGTAAAATCGAACAGATCAGCACCGCCGAGAGCAATATGCCTGCCCCGATCTTACTGATAAAATATGCAGTGCCGAGAGCCGCCGCCTCGCCGATGATCGCTCCGTATCCGCCTACAAGCGAGATCAGCCCCGATAGCGAGACAGCAAAGAAGATATAACCTGCAACTCGCGAAATACTCGGCACGAGCGTGTCTGATAAAAATACACGCCAGGCCATCAACGTAATGAGTATCGGGATCAGATAAGCCGTCCACCCAAAGCCACTCAACAGAACGGCGGCGATGTTTGCGCCGACGACCCCGACCCAGTTTTTGGTCGATGGCAAACCGACACCGGTCGAGATCAACGAACGGTCATCCGGACTGCTGGTCACCAGTGAAAGGAAAATGAGCACCGCTAAAACCCCGACGATCACCGCGACAACCTCATTGAAGCGCGAATGCTTTGCAGCCTTACCCCCCTTTTTCTTGAGCAGAGTGGTGCCGTCCGCGAGACAAAAATTGATGTCGTCGTCCTTGTAGGTCTCGTTACATGTCGGGCAAACTTTCATTTATTTCGACGTGGATCCACCTTTCTTATACATTAAAAACTCTTTGATAAATTCGTCGATATCGCCATCCAGTACCGCGTCGACGTCCGACGTTTCGTGCTTGGTTCGCGTATCTTTGACCAAACGGTACGGGTGAAGCACGTAATTGCGTATCTGCGAGCCGAACGAAATATCTTGTTTGGTAGCCTCGAGTTCCGACGCCGACTCGCGACGTTTTTCGAGTTCCAGCTCATACAGCTTCGACCTCAGCACCTGCATCGCGACCGCACGATTTTGTATCTGCGAACGCTGGTTCTGACACGTTACCACAATATTGGTCGGAAGATGCGTGATTCTTACAGCTGAGTCTGTAACATTGACGTGCTGGCCGCCCGCACCGGAGGAGCGATATGTGTCTATGCGGAGATCTTTGTCCTCGATATTGACCTCGATATTCTCATCGATCTCAGGGCTCACGAACATCGAAGCGAACGAAGTCTCGCGGCTGCCGCCCGAGTTGAACGGCGAAATCCGCACCAGCCGATGAACGCCTGCTTCGGTTGCGAGCAATCCATAAGCGTAATCGCCTGCGACGCGAAATGTCGCCGACTTCAGGCCCGCCTCACTTCCCGATTGCTCGTCGATGATCTCGGCCTTAAATCCTTTCTTTTCGCACCAACGCAAATACATCCGGAGCAGCATCTGTGCAAAATCCTGAGCGTCCGTGCCGCCCGCACCGGCCTGGATCGAGCAGATCGCGTTGTTCGCGTCCGTTTCACCGGAAAGAAGGCTCTCGGTCTGGGCGAGATCGACGTCGGACTCAAGCTTGTCGATCAGTTTTACAAGTTCGATCGCCGAATCGGGGTCTTCGGCCGCAAATTCGAACAAAACCTCAGCGTCCGAAACGCCCGTCTCAAACGCCGCGTGCCTGGACAGAGCCTTTTCGAGCAGACTCCGCCGCTGAACGACTTTTTGGGCAGTCGCCTGATCGTCCCAAAAACCGGGCGCGGAAATTAGTTTTTCGGATCGCTCTAACTCAGCAAGCTTTGCAGGTGCGTCAAAGAAACCTCCCAAGTTGTGTAACTTTATCTTTGATGTCGTCGAATTTTGTTTGTAGGTCTGTGAGTTCCATTCTTTGTTTTTCTCAGCGTTCTCCGCGGTCACTGCGTTTAGAATATATTTTAACGCAGAGATTGCTGAGGTCGCAGAGTCAATACTAATTTATTTGGTTAGAAATTCGACACGAAAGTATTTGTGATCAATTGCCATCAATGGTACGAAGATTTTCCAATATCCATTTTGCGGAATGTCGACAACTTCGTAGTAACAACCGTCAGCCTCGCAAGGCGATGTGTTTCGCATTCGAACAATTATGTAACTGCCCAAATACAAAACGACGATTGTGAAAATGACGCAAAATGTCCACTCAAACCGTCGGTTGTCGTCGTCGAAAAATCGCATATCCCAATAATCCAAATGTCGCGACGGTACACAACCACGCGAACCAGTCGCCGTATTTTACATAAAACGTCTGCGAGCCG
This is a stretch of genomic DNA from Chloracidobacterium sp.. It encodes these proteins:
- the purH gene encoding bifunctional phosphoribosylaminoimidazolecarboxamide formyltransferase/IMP cyclohydrolase, encoding MSELRKIKRALLSVSDKQGLADFAASLARHGVEIVSTGGTAKTLRDSGLKVIDVSEVTGFPEMMDGRVKTLHPKMHGAFLALRDNAGHVASMNEHGIEPIDMVVVNLYPFEETIADDGVDLEVAVENIDIGGPAMIRSASKNWRDVAVVTDVRLYDEIIGEMDANEGSISLETRSRLAALAFTRTASYDLAISSYLARQLSNEDLELLEPLNPLGGLMFIEADDEESEAPASVSGQTSDNSGMPEFQIIELAKVADLRYGENPHQRAALYDDGTGGGIAGAEQLHGKEMSFNNYVDAEAAWNLVADLDTRGVAIIKHTNPSGVGIGNANIDAYRRALATDPVSAFGGIVAFNRKVDAEVARSVIEVFSEVIVAPDYDPDALELFKSKKNLRVLRVHDCNGVRREYGSTLEYKQLGGGFLVQDADVHQLTTADLNVVTDRRPTESELIAMQLAWTVCKHVKSNAIVFANGEQTLGVGAGQMNRVDSVRIAAMRAERFNLPLKGSALASDAFFPFRDNVDEAAAFGVSAIIQPGGSIKDDESIAAANEHGIAMAFTGIRHFKH
- a CDS encoding nuclear transport factor 2 family protein, translating into MNKLTYTLLVATIAMIAAACGAPAENKPANAANTNANANLAKPVATAPTKEALFDMDKKANEAWFKGDKAYFEANLSDKFVSFEQGMRMNKAELAGMIGSVKCDVKTWNIEDPQMFKINDDTYVTTYKGTFDGSCTGPDGATMKLPSPTRASSIYIRDGDQWKGAFHSETLIIDPKAPPPAPAKQEAKKVEPKKDAETAAKEEANKPKPSPNTDAIVKLHTAGWEAFKNKDAKAFGDIMSANMALIDPLGGYLSGKEAVIKQWTETMKCEGINKVGVADGFATALSPTVELLTLKGTADGTCDGQTNGPIFQSAVYVKEGDAWKLAFMFESPAM
- a CDS encoding nuclear transport factor 2 family protein, with the translated sequence MTKFTTFALTTAAAFILTACGAPAGNNAPATNAAPNPNANTAKPVAAAPTKEALMTIEKAGWEAWKTRDPKWNQDNLSDKSVGFSMKDGRQDKAGMMKAFGEAKCEIKSYSMSDDTMRMIGPDVAVLTFKGTQDGTCDGTKVPAAVWSSSVYVREGEKWKSLLYLENEVVDPKAAPKPAAVAKKEAAQAAEAKPDALTEALMSVEKAGWDAWVKRDAKGVESVMGKDFVYLSGMGPLDRAAALKNWSEPKCEGLEYTFSDPKAVSLTADVALVTYKADAKGKCDGKPVTPSVWVASFDMKEGDVWKNAFYTDIPR
- a CDS encoding ComEC/Rec2 family competence protein, producing MILICVVSGIAAIILRTKPIATAIVLIAFFTAGMISVQVENSGVRSNRIRSLIDNGLVATDSPVELEGVVFRAPEPQSEGMVVDIDTSNIIYRGSDRSVAGRVRLYLPQTSEPISSIRDLNYGSRIRVTCRISRDDAFQNPGVRNRKEMLDRIGIDATCSVKSDLLVEEVSVESVFLPLKWIYDVRSNLIRIFQRELTQPTAGVMIASLLGNRYFLDKNTAELFREGGTFHILVISGLHITFFGGLLLFFVRLFTGNRWIQFVVTTSIIWSYTLAVGGDLPVTRAAIMFTVLLFAYVIHRNGTPLNSLGGCVLFLLVLRPSDLFDPSFQLTFVSVGSIVVLAYPLIEKLRQIGSWTPTQDAPFPPNVPKWLRRTCEIVFWNPDAWSVEINQHVWSASLYRSELPEWWLRGGLQRGLRYISEGVIVSLIVQICMLPLSIVYFHRVTVSAVFLNLWVGFWIAIGSLSAVLGSLFLAIGRLLAVPFFKTAELTNVVLQSAPEIFAENGWASFRLTAYSGTGTVIYFIYFVPIVLLAYGLAVWNPMATRSPKSRDVNVFSAAGAAVALLAILLITHPFSSDRPDGRLHVDFLDVGQGDSTLVTFPNGTTMLVDGGGRLDYRGKDGEGDDFEPDIRGIGEAVVSEVLWQKGLSHIDYIVATHADADHIQGLTDIARNFHVSKALIARWPSDDPDFKAFADKVRQRGIPFEFVSRGEAFRFGDVAVEVLLPFADERLNEPWGNDQSIVLRISMGSRSFLLTGDIEAVAERQLLGGGGTLRADVVKVPHHGSRTSSTQEFIDAVQASQAVISVGRRSPFGHPHRDVVERWQAAGVGVMTTGERGMISISTDGRELKVATFIP
- a CDS encoding helix-hairpin-helix domain-containing protein; this encodes MEQASNRIPQSPSAVNINTATVAELEKLPYIGRKTAEAIVEFRTANGPFRRVEQILQVRGVSESRFKVLRDSIKTE